The DNA sequence GTAGTCGTAGGCAATACCATAGCCGTAACCGGGGATCTTCAGGCTGGCCATGGAGTCCAGATAGCAGGAGGCCAGGCGCCCCAAACCGCCGTTGCCGAGGCCGGCATCCCACTCCACCTCTTCCAGGTCTTCCAGACTCAGTCCCAATTTCTCCAAGACCTGTCGGCAGCCCTGTTCCATTCCCAGATTGGTCAGGTAATTCATCAGAAAACGACCGGGGAGGAATTCCATGGAGAGGTAATAAACCCTCTTGACCATTCCGTCGTAGTAGTCTCGCTGCGTGTTCAGCCAGGCCGTGATGAGCCGGTCGCGGATGCTCAGGGCCAATCCATTGAAATAACGAAAATGACTATGCCCATAAACCTCATTGCCCAGAGTGGAAACAATGTGGCGACGGATATCGTCAGCCAGGGTTTCGAGATCCGGTGGGGGTACTTTCTTTTGGTCGGTTCGGCATGGAAAATTATCGGTCATGTCAATCCCTTTGTATGGTTTATTGTGTCTTCAGGAGGCGGCCTTACCGGTTTAGGCGATCTCCGGAAAGGGCATAAGGTCATGGTCCGGTATTTCGGCTTTATAATAATATTTCTCGGGAACTTCGTCAAAAGAAAACCAGGGAGGCAAACCCTTCTCTATTTTGAATTTTTACGAGTCCGCAAAACTTGACCTTTCCCTTTTTTGTTATTAGTATACTTAAAAAGCTTTTATTCTACAACGAACAGTTTTTAAACAATCAGGATTCGAATGGGAACTCAAAGTCTCAAGCCCAAAAATGATATTTTAAATAAGATACGCCAGCGTAGCGATCTCCCCAGCCTGGCCGAAACCATCGGATTTTTCAGGAACCTAAAGGAAATAGAAGAACAAAACGTTACCGAAATTGCCAATATCATACTGAAGGATTATGGTCTGACCTTAAAACTGCTAAAGGTGGTTAATAGTGTTCATTATCTGCAGTTTGGTGAAGTGACGACCATATCTCGGGCAATTTTTCTGCTGGGTATAGATTATATAAAAAATATTGCCCTCACCCTGATGATCTTTGACCATTTCCTGAAAAACAGTCCATATCCGGAAATAATCAACACGCTCGGTCAGGCCTTTTGGGGTGGAATTTTTGCCCAGAAAATCATCCATGATTTAAACTTTATAGAAGAGGAAGAAGCTTTTATCTGTACCCTCCTCCATCCCTTGGGGAAGATATTGGTGACTTTTTCCATGCCTGAGAAAATCGCCGAGATCAGGAGATTTAGCGCCGAGGAAGATATTACGGAAGATATGGCCGCGTCCGAAGTTCTCGGAATTTCCTTTGAAGAATTAGGGATGACCATGGCCACGGAATGGAATTTCCCGCAGAAAATTGTGCAAAGTATGCGTAATATCAACCGGTCTGATCTTGTCGTCGATCCGCAAGAATCCGAGAAACTCAGTATGGTTGCCACCCTTTCGACGGAAATATCCAATACCTTGGCCACCGGTCTTGAGAAAGAATTAAAGACCGAAAAAATAAATAGACTGCTCGATGGTTATAAAAGAC is a window from the Deltaproteobacteria bacterium genome containing:
- a CDS encoding HDOD domain-containing protein → MGTQSLKPKNDILNKIRQRSDLPSLAETIGFFRNLKEIEEQNVTEIANIILKDYGLTLKLLKVVNSVHYLQFGEVTTISRAIFLLGIDYIKNIALTLMIFDHFLKNSPYPEIINTLGQAFWGGIFAQKIIHDLNFIEEEEAFICTLLHPLGKILVTFSMPEKIAEIRRFSAEEDITEDMAASEVLGISFEELGMTMATEWNFPQKIVQSMRNINRSDLVVDPQESEKLSMVATLSTEISNTLATGLEKELKTEKINRLLDGYKRHIKVQEVKLDSLIASTSQNFYQLAEELSLDLNETPLSKQLDEWTGQEGSTISDAEVLEFKTDALKPIDAFFKKEDREDVESIFSKGIQEINISMLRPFALNDIITIALETIYRGMKRFKIERALFFVKDTVEPVMKLRFGFGDNIEMIKKWFVIGLEGSNDIFNLAVSKSSDIIIQDIHSPQIKKF